The nucleotide sequence GAATACGGCGACCCGGACCTGCGCGACCGCCTTTTCCTGAACACGGGTGAGTTGCCGTTGCCGGAGGGGTGCGTTGCGTATGACTGCAACGACGACGGAAGGATTTCCGCGTCGGATTACGCGAACGACTCACGCGTGCTGGCGTTTGCCGGCGGCGACCCGGTGAACGTGGGGCATCTTCTTTCGGCGTTTTCCGACGGCGTGGACGACGACGGCAACGGGTATCCCGACGACATCTCCGGCTGGGACTTTTTCCGCAATTCCAATGAGGTGCTCGGCGTCGTGGATTTCCCGGAGGGCACGCACGGCGACGGCGCGGACAACATCGTCGGCCAGGCGGAAAACGGCGGCGGCATGGGCTTTTGCCCGAACTGCACCGTGCTCGAGACGCGCGTCTCCGACGCGGTGCTCGCGGACTACAATCTTCTCTCGGCGGCGACCGATTACCTGCACATGATGGGCGCGAGCATCGTGAGCGTCGCGATGGGATCGATCAACTACAGCGATGCGGCGCACCAGGCGATCGTGGATGCCTACGAAGACGGCGTGCTGACGATCGCGGCCTCCGGCGACGAGCTCGGCCGGCACAACATCTACCCCGCCGCGGGCGAGGACGTGTTCAGCGTCAAGGCGCTGTTTCCCTTCGCGCCGGTCGAGATCATCGGCGATTTGGGCATCGACCTTGTCGCGTTCACGGAATCGTACTGCACGAATTACGGCCCGCACGTTCACGTCTCCGTGCCGGCCGGTCACATCTGCACGTCCGAGGCGACCAACAACACGAGCGGCGTCGCGGCGCTCATCGTTTCGCGCGCGCGGGATCTCGGCATCGAATTGTCCGCGAACGAATTGAAGCAGCTCATGACGATGACCGCGGACGACATTTACGAGCGCTGCATCTCGATGCTCGAATCGCCGTCGATGGGCGGCACGTGCCGCGAGGGCTTCGACGAGCATTTCGGCTACGGGCGCCTGAACGCGCTGTCCGCCGTCGTGGCGCTCGGCGAGCCGTCGCTTGGCCTCGATCCGCGCATCCCGCCCGAGGTGCGCATCACGAGCCCGCGCTGGTGGCGGGTGGTCGATCCGTCGAAGACGCCCGTCGTGGACGTGATGGGGAATATTGCCTCGCGCACCGGCGCGTTCTCCTGGACGATCGAGGCCGCGCGCGGCGCGCAGCCGTACGACGAGGAGTTCGATGTGCTCGCGCAAGGCGACGCCGCCGGGCCGATCGACGGCCTCATCGCGTCGATCGACCTGTCCGGCGTGATGCCGCCGAGCGCGTGGGAAAACCCGCCGAGCGACATCCACGACAACACGGTCACCCTGCGCGTTTCGGCCTGGTACGACATGGACGGCTCGCCGGTGTACGGCGAGGACCGGCGCACGATTCAGTTGCAGCGCGATGACGATCCGGAAACGGGCCTCGTGGCGAGCTTCCCGTTTGACATGGGCGCGTCGATCGAGGCGAGCCCGCGCCTTGTCGATCTGGACGGCGATGCCGATGGCACGCTCGAAATCGTGCTGGCGACCTCCACCGGCGCGGTGCACGTGCTCAAAGCCGACGGCGCGGGCGAATTTGCCGAGGCGCCGGGATTCCCCGTGCAGCTTCCGGCCGAGACGCATAACGCGGACGGCATCCTGGCGACGCCGGCCGTCGCGGATATCGACGCGGACGGCTATCCGGAGATCGTGGTCGCCACGCTCGGCGGGCGCGTGTACGCCATCCACGCCGACGGCAACGATCATGCGGGCGGTCCTGTCGAGCCGGGATTCCCGGTCGGGTCCGCGGAGCCCGGGAACGACACGACCGACGACTACGGCCACGGCAACGCGATCGTGGCGTCGCCGGTGCTCACCGATCTGGACGGCGACGGCATCCTCGAGATCATCGTCGCCTCGTACGACCAGATGATCTACGCGTGGTCGGCGATCGACGCCGACACCGACGGCGAGGTGGACATGGCGCCGGGCTGGCCGGTGCTTCTCACCTCCGCGCCCGGCGAGGTGCCGCCGGGCAAGGTGTGCGATTCGGACCTGCCCGCGCAGGTGCTCGGAAGCCCGGCCGCGGGCATTCTTTTGCCGGGCGGCGCGGACGTGGACATCGCGACGCATCCGTCGGTCATCGTGCCGACATCCGAGGCGTGCGGCGACGGGCTGCTGGTATCGAGCCGCATCTACGCCCTGTACTGGAACGGCAACGACAATCCGAACGGGCCGTATCTGCCGGGCTGGCCGGCCAAGGCGCTCGCGCCGCTGGGCAGCGCGATCCCGCTTCCGCCGCTGACAACCGGCGCGACGAACTCGCCCGCGGTGTACGTCGATGACGAAGGCGTCGCGCACATCTCGACCGGCGGGTTCCTGTGGATGCCGCAGATGATCCTGTACGACGGCATGACGACGCAGGTGAAAAACTACTTCGACCGGCTGAACCTGACGACAAGCGCCAACGGCACGTTCGCGAAATTCCGGGGCGACGATTCGATCCAGTTCATCATCCCGACCGCGGGGCTTTTGAACAAGATCGAAGGCGTCACGAAGGCGATCTCGTGGAATCTGTCGGCGTGGGATCTGGAGAACTACTCGGACATGATCTTCCTGGAGCGCATGGAGGACGTGCAGTTTTTCGTCAACCCCGTCGTCGCGGATATCTCCGGCGACAACCGGCCGGAGACGATCCAGGGCAGCGGCGGATATTTCGTGCACGCCATCGACGCGCGCGGCCTGGAGGCGCCGGACTGGCCGAAGAACACGCAC is from bacterium and encodes:
- a CDS encoding S8 family serine peptidase; its protein translation is MRSRIFVLTVVCVLAGAMRAHALSIVAQDPVFATYVIGVEEPILVVFDESLDPSTVNDARAFVTRLDTGDVPPASVSVATTNMADDTIVIDPGADLRFGRRYQITVSTQVLAADQTPFDGAYPLGRVFVPNIPRDFTVPDCPPGDFDCLIHLWSPYLAFNPFDPEGTDPSEYYKIPGMSATEAWKWTTGRPDVVVGVIDDGMSEYGDPDLRDRLFLNTGELPLPEGCVAYDCNDDGRISASDYANDSRVLAFAGGDPVNVGHLLSAFSDGVDDDGNGYPDDISGWDFFRNSNEVLGVVDFPEGTHGDGADNIVGQAENGGGMGFCPNCTVLETRVSDAVLADYNLLSAATDYLHMMGASIVSVAMGSINYSDAAHQAIVDAYEDGVLTIAASGDELGRHNIYPAAGEDVFSVKALFPFAPVEIIGDLGIDLVAFTESYCTNYGPHVHVSVPAGHICTSEATNNTSGVAALIVSRARDLGIELSANELKQLMTMTADDIYERCISMLESPSMGGTCREGFDEHFGYGRLNALSAVVALGEPSLGLDPRIPPEVRITSPRWWRVVDPSKTPVVDVMGNIASRTGAFSWTIEAARGAQPYDEEFDVLAQGDAAGPIDGLIASIDLSGVMPPSAWENPPSDIHDNTVTLRVSAWYDMDGSPVYGEDRRTIQLQRDDDPETGLVASFPFDMGASIEASPRLVDLDGDADGTLEIVLATSTGAVHVLKADGAGEFAEAPGFPVQLPAETHNADGILATPAVADIDADGYPEIVVATLGGRVYAIHADGNDHAGGPVEPGFPVGSAEPGNDTTDDYGHGNAIVASPVLTDLDGDGILEIIVASYDQMIYAWSAIDADTDGEVDMAPGWPVLLTSAPGEVPPGKVCDSDLPAQVLGSPAAGILLPGGADVDIATHPSVIVPTSEACGDGLLVSSRIYALYWNGNDNPNGPYLPGWPAKALAPLGSAIPLPPLTTGATNSPAVYVDDEGVAHISTGGFLWMPQMILYDGMTTQVKNYFDRLNLTTSANGTFAKFRGDDSIQFIIPTAGLLNKIEGVTKAISWNLSAWDLENYSDMIFLERMEDVQFFVNPVVADISGDNRPETIQGSGGYFVHAIDARGLEAPDWPKNTHNWLIASAAVGDIDRDGLLEIVQPTHEGFVYAWESKGRECIGERANSDWRGFRNDERGTGFYNADVLAPRMVTDLDVVRNGDGTFTLTFTAPGDDGGCGRVSGYDVRHAASAGALSSLEAFESAQAAGAGGADIERGGYRQRLTIDAPQDAAYFSVRAIDDEGLASWPSPPAEAHDPASDDDDDADSDIPDAGDDDDAADDDDDDDDDDDDGCGC